The following coding sequences are from one Arthrobacter sp. PvP023 window:
- a CDS encoding deoxyribose-phosphate aldolase, protein MTLNASRTTPDTVPAAAGVDDDPRRYAHLSTIRLEDPDAVARAAKARRRHPGLKYGRQNFIVAADHPARGALAVGNDPVAMADRRQLLDRLQIALANPDVDGILASPDIMDDLLLLGALDGKLVFGSMNRGGLTGLVNEFDDRFTGHTAAALEALGADGGKMLTRICLGDPDTVSLLEATARAIDSLAERKLIAMVEPFLSAWHNGRVRNDLSTDAVIKSVAIAEGLGSTSAYTWMKLPVVAEMERVMAATTMPTVLLGGDPEGTQDEVFASWEAALALPGVQGLTVGRTLLYPKDGDVAGAVATAASLLHHTASAHTAEVTE, encoded by the coding sequence GTGACCCTCAACGCTTCCCGGACCACTCCGGATACCGTCCCGGCCGCTGCGGGTGTGGACGATGATCCCCGCCGTTACGCCCACCTGAGTACCATCCGCCTGGAGGACCCGGACGCTGTTGCCCGCGCCGCGAAGGCACGGCGCCGGCACCCCGGCCTCAAGTACGGCCGGCAGAACTTCATCGTGGCAGCTGACCACCCGGCCCGCGGCGCCCTCGCGGTGGGCAACGACCCGGTGGCCATGGCCGACCGCCGGCAGTTGCTGGACCGGCTGCAGATCGCCCTGGCGAACCCGGACGTGGACGGCATACTCGCTTCCCCGGACATCATGGATGATCTCCTGCTGCTGGGCGCGCTCGACGGCAAACTGGTGTTCGGATCCATGAACCGCGGCGGGCTCACGGGCCTGGTCAACGAATTTGACGACCGCTTCACCGGCCACACCGCCGCTGCGCTGGAGGCATTGGGGGCCGACGGCGGCAAGATGCTCACCCGTATCTGCCTGGGCGACCCGGACACGGTGTCCCTGCTGGAAGCGACGGCCAGGGCCATCGATTCGCTGGCCGAACGCAAACTGATCGCCATGGTGGAGCCGTTCCTGTCCGCGTGGCACAACGGCAGGGTCCGCAACGATCTGTCCACCGACGCGGTCATCAAGTCCGTGGCTATTGCCGAGGGCCTTGGCTCCACCAGCGCCTACACCTGGATGAAGCTGCCCGTGGTGGCAGAGATGGAACGCGTCATGGCCGCCACCACCATGCCCACGGTGCTGCTGGGCGGAGACCCGGAAGGTACCCAGGACGAAGTGTTTGCCAGTTGGGAAGCCGCCCTGGCCCTTCCCGGCGTGCAGGGCCTCACCGTCGGCCGGACCCTCCTGTACCCGAAGGACGGCGACGTAGCCGGCGCAGTGGCCACCGCAGCCTCCCTCCTTCACCACACCGCATCAGCCCACACCGCAGAAGTAACGGAGTAA
- a CDS encoding SRPBCC family protein → MTNALKVSVPEGVPFIDFEREFDFPVADVFRAHKEPELVAQWLGPRRLKMDVDHYDFRTGGSYRYTHSAPDGESYGFNGVFHTVRENEFAIQTFEFDGYPDVVSIEFLTFVDLGGGRCRLTGHSVYPSQEARDGMAQSGMEGGMTEGYERLDELLSSAKV, encoded by the coding sequence ATGACCAACGCCCTGAAAGTCTCCGTTCCGGAAGGAGTGCCCTTCATAGACTTCGAGCGGGAGTTCGATTTTCCCGTGGCGGATGTCTTCCGCGCCCACAAGGAGCCCGAACTCGTTGCCCAGTGGCTGGGACCGCGGCGGCTGAAAATGGACGTGGACCACTACGACTTCCGGACCGGCGGGAGCTACCGCTACACGCACAGCGCGCCCGACGGCGAAAGCTATGGCTTCAACGGCGTCTTCCACACTGTCCGGGAGAACGAGTTCGCCATCCAGACTTTCGAGTTCGACGGCTACCCGGATGTGGTCAGCATCGAGTTCCTGACCTTCGTGGACCTCGGCGGTGGCCGGTGCCGGCTGACCGGCCACTCCGTCTACCCGAGCCAGGAAGCCCGTGACGGCATGGCGCAGTCCGGCATGGAAGGCGGCATGACGGAGGGCTACGAGCGGTTGGATGAGCTGCTCAGCAGCGCCAAAGTCTAG
- the sucD gene encoding succinate--CoA ligase subunit alpha — MSIYLNKDSKVIVQGITGGEGTKHTALMLKAGTNIVGGVNARKAGTTVLHGDNEITVFGTVKEAMAETGADVSIVFVPPAFTKDAVVEAIEAGIGLVVVITEGVPVQDSAEFWALAQSKVDANGKQVTRIIGPNCPGIITPGEALVGITPANITGKGPIGLVSKSGTLTYQMMYELRDLGFSTAIGIGGDPVIGTTHIDALEAFEADPETKAIVMIGEIGGDAEERAADYIKAHVTKPVVGYVAGFTAPEGKTMGHAGAIVSGSAGTAQAKKEALEAAGVKVGKTPSETAKLLREVYAAL; from the coding sequence ATGTCTATCTATCTGAACAAGGACTCCAAGGTCATCGTCCAGGGCATCACCGGCGGCGAAGGCACCAAGCACACCGCCCTGATGCTCAAGGCCGGCACCAACATTGTGGGCGGCGTCAACGCCCGCAAGGCCGGCACCACGGTCCTGCACGGCGATAACGAAATCACCGTTTTCGGCACCGTCAAGGAAGCCATGGCCGAGACCGGCGCCGACGTCTCCATCGTCTTCGTGCCGCCGGCCTTCACCAAGGATGCCGTCGTTGAAGCCATCGAGGCCGGCATCGGCCTGGTCGTCGTCATCACCGAAGGCGTGCCGGTCCAGGACTCCGCCGAGTTCTGGGCACTGGCCCAGTCCAAGGTTGACGCGAACGGCAAGCAGGTCACCCGCATCATCGGACCGAACTGCCCCGGCATCATCACCCCGGGCGAGGCCCTGGTAGGCATCACCCCGGCCAACATCACGGGCAAGGGCCCCATCGGCCTCGTCTCCAAGTCGGGCACACTGACTTACCAGATGATGTACGAACTGCGCGACCTGGGCTTCTCCACCGCCATCGGCATCGGCGGCGACCCCGTCATCGGCACCACGCACATCGATGCCCTCGAAGCCTTCGAAGCTGACCCGGAGACCAAGGCGATCGTGATGATCGGTGAAATCGGTGGCGACGCTGAAGAGCGCGCGGCGGACTACATCAAGGCCCATGTCACGAAGCCGGTTGTCGGCTACGTGGCAGGCTTCACCGCTCCGGAAGGTAAGACCATGGGCCACGCAGGCGCCATCGTCTCCGGTTCCGCCGGAACCGCGCAGGCCAAGAAGGAAGCCCTCGAAGCTGCCGGCGTGAAGGTCGGCAAGACGCCGTCCGAGACTGCCAAGCTGCTGCGCGAAGTTTACGCAGCCCTCTAG
- the iolC gene encoding 5-dehydro-2-deoxygluconokinase yields the protein MTHELLTIGRISVDIYPNDIGVDLEDVTSFGKYLGGSPSNVAVAAARHGRRTGVITRTGDDAFGKYLHRELRKFNVDDTFVTPVKEWPTAVTFCAIKPPEDFPLYFYGRFPTAPDLQIKADELDLDAIRDARIFWSTVTGLCQEPSREAHIKAHEARPREGLKEGQYTILDLDYRPMFWASEEEARAQVAKILPHVTVAIGNDKECAVAVGEGTPDEQADRLLAAGVEIAVVKLGPEGVMAKTRTERVVSAPVPVETVNGLGAGDSFGGAFCHGLLSGWSLAEVLDYANAAGAIVASRLSCADAMPTPDEVTSLLAERGRLVPGQFATEGAAL from the coding sequence GTGACCCACGAACTGCTCACGATCGGGCGCATCAGCGTTGATATCTACCCGAACGACATCGGGGTGGATCTGGAGGACGTCACGTCCTTCGGAAAGTACCTCGGTGGATCACCGTCCAACGTCGCTGTTGCTGCCGCCCGGCATGGCCGCCGGACCGGAGTGATCACCCGCACCGGCGACGACGCCTTCGGGAAATACCTGCACCGCGAACTCCGCAAGTTCAACGTGGACGACACCTTCGTGACGCCGGTGAAGGAATGGCCCACCGCGGTCACGTTCTGCGCGATCAAGCCGCCGGAGGATTTCCCGCTGTACTTCTACGGACGTTTCCCCACGGCCCCGGACCTGCAGATCAAAGCGGACGAACTGGACCTTGACGCCATCCGGGACGCACGGATCTTCTGGTCCACGGTCACCGGACTGTGCCAGGAACCCAGCCGTGAAGCGCACATCAAGGCCCACGAAGCCCGCCCGCGCGAAGGGCTCAAGGAAGGCCAGTACACCATCCTTGACCTCGACTACCGCCCCATGTTCTGGGCCTCGGAGGAGGAAGCCCGGGCCCAGGTGGCCAAGATCCTGCCGCATGTCACAGTTGCCATCGGCAACGACAAGGAATGCGCCGTAGCCGTGGGCGAGGGGACCCCTGACGAGCAGGCAGACCGGCTCCTGGCCGCTGGCGTCGAAATCGCCGTCGTCAAGCTCGGCCCTGAAGGCGTGATGGCCAAGACCCGCACCGAGCGTGTGGTGTCGGCCCCCGTTCCGGTGGAGACCGTCAACGGCCTGGGCGCCGGGGACTCCTTCGGCGGAGCTTTCTGCCACGGACTGCTCTCCGGCTGGAGCCTCGCCGAGGTCCTCGATTACGCGAATGCCGCCGGCGCGATCGTCGCGTCCCGCCTGTCCTGTGCCGACGCCATGCCGACGCCGGACGAGGTCACCTCGCTGCTGGCCGAGCGCGGCCGCCTGGTTCCCGGGCAGTTTGCCACCGAAGGAGCAGCACTGTGA
- the iolD gene encoding 3D-(3,5/4)-trihydroxycyclohexane-1,2-dione acylhydrolase (decyclizing), producing MTVAQAVVEYLSKQYTVDSVGGLDYRERLIPGTFGIFGHGNVAGVGQALKQYQQLDPAIMPYYPGRNEQAQSHQAVGYARHTRRRQTFAVSTSIGPGSSNLLTGAALATTNRLPVLLLPSDTFATRAADPVLQQLEQPYAYDITVNDAFRPLSKFFDRVSRPEQLFSAFHHGLRVLTDPAETGAVTISLPQDVQAEAFDVPEEFLAEREWRIRRPDADDEDIRRAAETIRAAKRPLIIAGGGVLYAFANDELARFVELTGIPVGNTQAGVGVLPWDHKFSLGAIGSTGTTAANAIAAEADLIIGIGTRYEDFTTASRTAFQNPDVKFININVAAIDAYKHGTTLPIVADARKVLVKLNQALGGYRVGADLEQQVAAEKKRWDATVDEAFDTRFTPLPAQNEIIGATSRAMNAQDVVICAAGSLPGDLHKMWRVRDPFGYHVEYAYSCMGYEIPGGLGVKRAALAEAAAGGTQRDVVVMVGDGSYLMMHTELVTAVAERIKLIVVLIQNHGYASIGSLSESLGSQRFGTQYRALDEEQHSFDEGETLPVDLALNAESLGVKVIRIEPGEKVIAELEQAIRDAKAAPERGGPILIHVESDPLLDAPSSESWWDVPVSQVSELDSTKQAFQTYIDHKSHQRKLLG from the coding sequence ATGACGGTCGCCCAGGCCGTCGTCGAATACCTTTCCAAGCAGTACACCGTTGATTCCGTCGGCGGACTGGACTACCGCGAACGCCTGATCCCCGGCACGTTCGGCATCTTCGGGCACGGCAACGTTGCCGGTGTGGGCCAGGCGCTCAAGCAGTACCAGCAGCTGGATCCGGCGATCATGCCGTACTACCCGGGCCGCAACGAGCAGGCACAGTCCCACCAGGCCGTAGGGTACGCACGCCACACCCGCCGCCGGCAGACCTTCGCCGTCAGCACCTCGATCGGGCCGGGTTCTTCGAACCTGCTGACCGGTGCCGCCTTGGCGACGACGAACCGTTTGCCGGTTCTGCTGCTGCCCAGCGACACCTTCGCCACCCGGGCCGCTGACCCGGTGCTGCAACAGCTCGAGCAGCCGTACGCCTACGACATCACGGTCAACGACGCGTTCCGGCCGCTGTCCAAGTTTTTCGACCGCGTTTCCCGGCCCGAGCAGCTGTTCTCCGCGTTCCACCACGGACTGCGCGTGCTGACGGATCCGGCCGAAACCGGCGCCGTCACCATCTCCCTGCCGCAGGACGTCCAGGCCGAAGCTTTCGACGTGCCCGAGGAGTTCCTGGCCGAACGGGAGTGGCGGATCCGCCGCCCGGACGCGGACGACGAGGACATCCGCCGTGCCGCCGAAACCATCCGCGCCGCGAAACGCCCGCTGATCATCGCCGGCGGCGGCGTCCTCTACGCCTTCGCCAACGACGAGCTCGCCAGGTTCGTGGAACTCACCGGCATCCCGGTGGGCAACACCCAGGCCGGCGTCGGGGTCCTGCCCTGGGACCACAAGTTCTCCCTCGGCGCGATCGGTTCCACCGGCACGACGGCGGCCAACGCCATCGCAGCCGAAGCGGACCTGATCATCGGCATCGGCACCCGATACGAGGATTTCACCACCGCCTCGCGGACCGCGTTCCAGAACCCGGACGTGAAGTTCATCAACATCAACGTCGCCGCCATCGACGCGTACAAGCACGGCACCACGCTGCCGATCGTGGCCGACGCCCGCAAAGTCCTGGTCAAGCTCAACCAGGCCCTTGGCGGCTACCGCGTGGGCGCGGACCTGGAACAGCAGGTCGCGGCCGAGAAGAAGCGCTGGGATGCCACCGTGGACGAAGCGTTCGACACCCGCTTCACCCCGCTGCCGGCCCAGAACGAAATCATCGGCGCCACGTCCCGGGCCATGAACGCCCAGGACGTCGTCATCTGCGCCGCCGGGTCCCTGCCCGGTGACCTGCACAAAATGTGGCGCGTCCGCGACCCGTTCGGCTACCACGTCGAATACGCCTACTCCTGCATGGGCTACGAAATCCCCGGCGGGCTCGGCGTCAAGCGCGCGGCCCTGGCGGAAGCCGCTGCCGGCGGCACCCAGCGGGACGTCGTGGTCATGGTGGGGGACGGCTCCTACCTGATGATGCACACTGAACTGGTCACCGCCGTCGCCGAACGCATCAAACTGATCGTGGTCCTGATCCAGAACCACGGCTACGCCTCCATCGGCTCGCTCTCCGAATCGCTCGGCTCGCAGCGCTTCGGCACGCAGTACCGCGCCCTGGACGAGGAGCAGCACAGCTTCGACGAAGGCGAAACCCTTCCGGTGGACCTGGCCCTGAACGCTGAAAGCCTCGGCGTGAAGGTGATCCGGATCGAACCGGGGGAGAAGGTCATCGCCGAACTCGAGCAGGCCATCCGCGACGCCAAAGCCGCCCCCGAGCGCGGCGGACCCATCCTGATCCACGTCGAATCCGACCCCCTGCTGGACGCGCCGAGCTCCGAGTCCTGGTGGGACGTCCCGGTCTCCCAGGTCTCCGAGCTCGACTCCACCAAACAGGCCTTCCAGACCTACATCGACCACAAGAGCCACCAGCGCAAGCTGCTCGGCTGA
- a CDS encoding tautomerase family protein, translating into MPLVRIDVNEGRSPEDLRRLSRGIHDAILAEYGIPERDYFHILTEHPCGQIFAQDAGLGFERTPDVVMIQIFTQGGRSQEAKQSLFAAIAARLAELGVAGGDVFIGYVENAAGDWSFGFGRAQYVTGELAVPRK; encoded by the coding sequence GTGCCGCTGGTGCGAATTGACGTCAATGAGGGTCGCAGCCCCGAGGATCTGCGCCGGCTCAGTCGGGGGATCCATGATGCGATCCTGGCTGAGTACGGGATTCCGGAGCGTGACTACTTCCACATCCTCACCGAACATCCCTGCGGGCAGATCTTCGCCCAGGACGCGGGGTTGGGCTTTGAGCGGACGCCGGATGTGGTGATGATCCAAATCTTTACCCAGGGTGGGCGCAGCCAGGAAGCCAAGCAATCCCTTTTCGCCGCGATCGCGGCCAGGCTGGCGGAGCTGGGGGTGGCTGGTGGGGATGTGTTCATCGGCTATGTGGAGAATGCCGCCGGCGACTGGTCGTTCGGTTTCGGGCGGGCGCAGTACGTCACCGGGGAGTTGGCGGTCCCGCGCAAATAG
- a CDS encoding helix-turn-helix transcriptional regulator: protein MDTGDDELLDAAFMALADPVRRRIIARLSRGPATVNELAEPFAITKQAVSKHIQVLEQARLVTRTRDAQRRPVHLNPARLEALTAWIDQYRLVRERQFRSLDAVLQSNAASRGAEAKDPS from the coding sequence ATGGACACCGGCGACGACGAGCTGCTCGACGCGGCCTTTATGGCCCTCGCCGACCCGGTCCGCCGCCGCATCATCGCCCGGCTCAGCCGGGGCCCGGCAACCGTAAACGAACTGGCGGAACCCTTCGCGATCACCAAACAGGCGGTCTCGAAGCACATCCAGGTCCTCGAGCAGGCGCGGCTCGTCACCCGCACGCGTGACGCCCAGCGCCGGCCTGTCCACCTGAACCCTGCACGGCTGGAGGCACTCACCGCGTGGATCGACCAGTACCGGCTGGTCCGCGAGAGGCAGTTCCGCAGCCTTGACGCCGTGCTCCAATCAAACGCCGCCTCACGCGGCGCAGAGGCAAAGGACCCATCATGA
- a CDS encoding Gfo/Idh/MocA family protein translates to MTETLRVAVIGAGRMGADHIQRLSKRIHGAEVAAVVDVDLARAQAAIEGIPGAVALADAEEALNNGDVNAVLIATPGFLHEDILLKALAKDIPILCEKPLTPDAESAWKIVQAEEELGHKRIQVGFMRRFDAEYAALGQVIRDHELGELLMLHHQHRNPTTPPGFTNEMLINDSVVHEFDAIRFFTGEEITSVQVRLGKATKNAPAGQHDPQHVLVETESGVLADVEIYVNAKFGYEVATQAAFEDGIVNIGGDKGPYTRSAGRWGGHVTPGFEERFGAAYDVEIQSWVDAALRGEIGGPTAWDGYATAACCEAGVEAQKNGEKVAVKLNAKPALYG, encoded by the coding sequence ATGACTGAAACCCTTCGCGTCGCCGTCATCGGCGCCGGCCGCATGGGCGCGGACCACATCCAGCGCCTCAGCAAGCGCATCCACGGCGCTGAAGTCGCCGCCGTCGTCGACGTCGACCTTGCCCGTGCACAGGCAGCCATCGAAGGCATCCCGGGCGCAGTGGCCCTGGCCGATGCCGAAGAGGCGCTGAACAACGGGGACGTCAACGCCGTCCTGATCGCCACGCCGGGCTTCCTGCACGAGGACATCCTGCTGAAGGCCCTTGCCAAGGACATCCCGATCCTCTGCGAGAAGCCGCTCACCCCGGACGCCGAATCAGCATGGAAGATCGTCCAGGCCGAGGAGGAGCTGGGCCACAAGCGCATCCAGGTGGGCTTCATGCGCCGCTTCGACGCCGAATACGCTGCCCTGGGACAGGTCATCCGGGACCACGAGCTGGGTGAACTGCTGATGCTGCACCACCAGCACCGCAACCCCACCACGCCGCCGGGCTTCACCAACGAGATGCTCATCAACGATTCTGTGGTGCACGAGTTCGACGCCATCCGGTTCTTCACCGGCGAGGAAATCACCAGCGTCCAGGTCCGTCTTGGCAAGGCCACGAAGAACGCCCCGGCCGGCCAGCACGATCCCCAGCACGTCCTGGTGGAAACCGAGTCAGGCGTGCTCGCCGACGTCGAAATCTACGTCAACGCGAAGTTCGGCTACGAAGTGGCCACGCAGGCCGCGTTCGAAGACGGCATCGTCAACATTGGCGGCGACAAGGGACCGTACACCCGCAGCGCCGGCCGCTGGGGCGGCCATGTCACTCCCGGTTTCGAAGAGCGCTTCGGTGCGGCGTACGACGTCGAGATCCAGTCCTGGGTGGACGCGGCACTCCGCGGCGAAATCGGAGGCCCCACCGCTTGGGACGGCTACGCCACTGCGGCATGCTGCGAAGCCGGCGTGGAAGCTCAGAAGAACGGCGAGAAGGTGGCCGTGAAGCTGAACGCCAAGCCTGCCCTTTACGGCTAA
- a CDS encoding CoA-acylating methylmalonate-semialdehyde dehydrogenase, with protein MSTLTTTKTIHHFINGAETAGEGDRTQPVYNPATGAVTAELRLANRADLDVTVAAARKAADSWGDISLAKRTAVLFKFRELVGAHVDDLAELITAEHGKVLSDAKGEIGRGLEVIEFACGIPQLLKGDYSDQVSTGIDVFSFREPLGVVAGITPFNFPVMVPLWMAPMAIATGNAFILKPSERDPSASMLLAKLWKDAGLPDGVFQVLHGDKETVEGLLTHPDVDGISFVGSTPIAQYVHETATKHGKRVQALGGAKNHAIVMPDADLDNAADHLAAAAFGSAGERCMAISVAVAVGDAAELLVKKVEERALAVKVNNGTAPDAEMGPVITPASKERIVKIVTEAEAAGAAMVVDGRDLVVPGHEEGFWVGPTVLDHVQTEMTAYTEEIFGPVLVVVRVEDLDAGINLINANPYGNGTAIFTSSGANARKFQRSVTVGMIGINVPLPVPVAYHSFGGWKASLFGDKHIYGPEGVSFYTRGKVVTSRWPEPTHASGASYNFPSN; from the coding sequence ATGAGCACCCTCACCACCACCAAGACCATCCACCACTTCATCAACGGCGCCGAAACTGCAGGCGAGGGCGACCGCACCCAGCCCGTCTACAACCCCGCCACCGGCGCGGTCACCGCAGAGCTGCGGCTGGCCAACCGGGCGGACCTGGACGTCACCGTTGCCGCCGCCCGCAAAGCCGCCGACAGCTGGGGCGACATCTCCCTGGCCAAGCGCACCGCGGTGCTGTTCAAATTCCGCGAACTCGTCGGCGCCCACGTGGACGACCTCGCCGAACTGATCACCGCAGAGCACGGCAAGGTCCTGTCCGACGCCAAGGGCGAGATCGGCCGCGGCCTGGAGGTCATCGAGTTCGCCTGCGGCATCCCGCAGCTGCTCAAGGGCGACTACTCGGACCAGGTCTCCACCGGCATCGACGTCTTCTCCTTCCGCGAGCCCCTCGGCGTCGTCGCCGGCATCACCCCGTTCAACTTCCCCGTCATGGTGCCGCTGTGGATGGCACCGATGGCGATCGCCACCGGCAACGCCTTCATCCTCAAGCCCTCCGAACGTGATCCCTCCGCCTCGATGCTGCTGGCCAAGCTGTGGAAGGACGCGGGCCTGCCCGACGGCGTGTTCCAGGTCCTGCACGGCGACAAGGAGACCGTCGAAGGCCTCCTGACCCACCCGGACGTGGACGGCATCTCCTTCGTCGGCTCCACCCCGATCGCCCAGTACGTCCACGAGACCGCCACCAAGCACGGCAAGCGCGTCCAGGCCCTGGGCGGCGCAAAGAACCACGCCATCGTGATGCCCGACGCCGACCTGGACAACGCCGCCGACCACCTCGCCGCCGCCGCCTTCGGCTCCGCCGGGGAACGCTGCATGGCCATCTCCGTCGCCGTCGCCGTCGGCGACGCCGCCGAACTGCTGGTCAAGAAGGTCGAAGAGCGCGCCCTCGCCGTCAAGGTCAACAACGGCACCGCGCCCGACGCCGAAATGGGCCCGGTCATCACTCCGGCTTCCAAGGAACGCATCGTAAAGATCGTCACCGAAGCCGAAGCAGCCGGCGCCGCGATGGTGGTGGACGGCCGTGACCTCGTGGTCCCGGGCCACGAAGAAGGCTTCTGGGTGGGCCCCACCGTCCTGGACCACGTCCAGACCGAAATGACCGCCTACACCGAGGAAATCTTCGGACCCGTCCTCGTCGTCGTCCGGGTCGAGGACCTCGACGCCGGCATCAACCTGATCAACGCCAACCCCTACGGCAACGGCACCGCGATCTTCACCTCCTCCGGCGCCAACGCCCGCAAGTTCCAGCGCTCCGTGACCGTGGGCATGATCGGCATCAACGTGCCCCTTCCGGTTCCGGTTGCCTACCACTCCTTCGGCGGCTGGAAGGCCTCCTTGTTCGGCGACAAGCACATCTACGGCCCGGAAGGCGTCTCCTTCTACACCCGTGGCAAAGTAGTTACCTCACGCTGGCCCGAGCCCACCCACGCCTCGGGTGCCTCGTACAACTTCCCGTCCAACTAG
- a CDS encoding sugar phosphate isomerase/epimerase, producing the protein MTENKLIIGTAPDSWGVWFADDPKQTPWERFLDEVAESGYKWIELGPYGYLPNDPARLADELKQRDLKVTAGTVFTAFHRGLDQWEAAWEPARRVAELTAAMGGEHIVVIPAMWRDDVTGEAVESGQLTEKAWSDLFAGHNRLGKTLLEDFGLKQQFHSHADSHVGAQEDIETLLAATDSKYLNLCLDTGHAEYCGASSLELIKNYPDRIGYLHLKQINPDILRQVNEENMTWAAANLAGVMTEPPNGLPDLRAVIEAVEALNRPIFGIVEQDMYPVAFDVPMPIAKRTRNYLLSCGSRTAVN; encoded by the coding sequence ATGACTGAGAACAAACTGATCATCGGCACCGCACCGGACTCCTGGGGCGTCTGGTTCGCGGATGACCCCAAGCAGACCCCGTGGGAGCGGTTCCTCGACGAGGTGGCCGAGTCCGGGTACAAGTGGATAGAACTCGGGCCCTACGGCTACCTGCCGAACGATCCCGCCCGGCTGGCCGACGAGCTCAAGCAGCGCGACCTGAAGGTCACGGCCGGAACGGTTTTCACCGCGTTCCACCGCGGACTGGACCAGTGGGAGGCTGCCTGGGAGCCGGCACGCAGGGTCGCCGAGCTGACGGCGGCCATGGGCGGCGAGCACATCGTGGTCATCCCGGCCATGTGGCGCGACGACGTCACCGGCGAGGCAGTGGAAAGCGGCCAGCTGACCGAGAAGGCCTGGAGCGATCTGTTCGCCGGCCACAACCGGCTGGGCAAGACCCTGCTGGAGGACTTCGGGCTGAAGCAGCAGTTCCACTCCCACGCGGATTCCCACGTCGGAGCCCAGGAGGACATCGAAACCCTCCTGGCTGCCACGGACTCCAAGTACCTGAACCTGTGCCTGGACACCGGCCACGCCGAATACTGCGGAGCATCCAGCCTTGAGCTCATCAAGAACTACCCGGACCGCATCGGGTACCTGCACCTGAAGCAGATCAACCCGGACATCCTCAGGCAAGTCAACGAGGAAAACATGACCTGGGCCGCAGCCAACCTTGCCGGCGTCATGACCGAGCCGCCGAACGGACTGCCGGACCTGCGCGCCGTCATCGAAGCGGTGGAAGCGCTGAACCGCCCCATCTTCGGCATCGTGGAGCAGGATATGTACCCGGTGGCCTTCGACGTCCCCATGCCGATCGCCAAACGCACACGCAACTACCTGCTGTCCTGCGGTTCCCGCACGGCAGTCAACTAA
- a CDS encoding sugar phosphate isomerase/epimerase family protein translates to MKIALDPTPFHHSHTLLEFPRVVADLGYKYMQMTPHADFIPFYNHPKADDELVGKLNKACQDVGVEIASVLPVLRWSGPDEDAREAAVRYWKRVIQITVDLGVSTINTEFSGRPEKAEESERAFYRSMEELLPIIEREGLDLLIDPHPDDFVEEGLAAIRVIRGLNSKNIGLVYVASHSFHMKNAPLDIMRAAGDKLRLVHVADTMNHHASHGLRYITNPPGNQIRVHQHLKIGDGDVNWEEFFGGLQEIGFLDREDTVMVSSVFAEDENAAEVSRYQLDAMNNYIAKAG, encoded by the coding sequence GTGAAAATCGCACTTGATCCAACGCCGTTCCACCATTCGCACACCTTGCTCGAATTTCCCCGCGTGGTGGCGGACCTCGGCTACAAGTACATGCAGATGACCCCGCACGCCGACTTCATCCCGTTCTACAACCACCCCAAGGCCGACGACGAACTGGTGGGCAAGCTCAACAAGGCCTGCCAGGATGTGGGGGTCGAGATCGCCTCAGTGCTTCCCGTCCTGCGCTGGTCCGGGCCGGACGAGGATGCCCGCGAAGCTGCCGTCCGCTACTGGAAGCGCGTCATCCAGATCACCGTGGACCTCGGCGTCAGCACCATCAACACCGAGTTCAGCGGACGCCCGGAGAAGGCCGAGGAATCAGAGCGCGCCTTCTACCGCTCCATGGAGGAGCTGCTGCCCATCATCGAACGCGAGGGCCTGGACCTGCTGATCGATCCGCACCCGGACGACTTCGTGGAGGAAGGCCTGGCCGCCATCCGCGTCATCCGCGGCCTGAACTCCAAGAATATCGGCCTGGTCTACGTGGCCTCGCACAGCTTCCACATGAAGAACGCGCCGTTGGACATCATGCGCGCCGCGGGGGACAAGCTCCGGCTGGTCCACGTGGCAGACACCATGAACCACCATGCCTCGCACGGCCTGCGCTACATCACCAACCCGCCCGGCAACCAGATCCGCGTGCACCAGCACCTGAAAATTGGCGACGGCGACGTCAACTGGGAGGAATTCTTCGGCGGCCTGCAGGAAATCGGCTTCCTGGACCGCGAAGACACCGTGATGGTATCCAGCGTCTTCGCCGAAGACGAGAACGCCGCGGAGGTTTCCCGCTACCAGCTGGACGCGATGAACAACTACATCGCCAAAGCAGGCTAG